TCCGTCAGGCGGATAAAACGCTGCACGGTCATCCTGCCCACGCCGAAGCCCTGTGCCACCTTGTCGTCCGTCCGCAACTTCGTCACAACTTGTGACGAGGTTAAGTCTGTGCGGAAACCCTGCCGCTTCATGGCTTCGGATTTCATCTTGTAAGCAAACGCCCGCTCCGATGGCAGGATATTCTCACGCTGCAAATTGCTGTCTACAAGGGTGATGATGGCTCGGTCACGGTCTAAGGGCAGGACAAACGCAGGCACGGTATTTATCCCTGCAAGTTCAGAAGCACGGACACGCCGCTGTCCTGCAATCACTTCATAACCGTCCCCGTCCTCTTTCGGGCGTGTGATTATCGGCGTGACAATGCCAAATTCCTTGATGCTTTCCGCTAACTCTGACAGTGTTTCATCTTCTGCCACATGAAACGGATTGTCGGGGAACGGGTACAAGTCTTTGGTCTTTAACACCTTAAAATCCTGTTTCTTCATTCACATATCTACCTTTCTTTCGCTCTGCTTCTATGATTTTTCTGCAATTCTTCCAACACTTCGGGCGGTATTTTTGACAGCAGCCGCCCCATCTGCTCGTTGGTTCTCTGCAATTCAAATATCTTCTGATTCGCTTTCTGCACCTTTAGTTCCTGCTCGTACTTTTCATCACGCATACGCCCCGCATAGTCTGATTCCTGCCCAATTCTCTCTTTCAAACTGTCGATATACGCCTGCTGTTTCCCGATTTCCTTAGAGAATTTCTCCACGTCTGGCAGCCATGCAGAGAGTAAATCTAACGCTTTATCCCTTTTCTTCCCTGCGTTAAAGGCGTTGATGTCGGATAGGGCAGACACGATTTCTTCATACTGTTTATCAAGCCTGCCGCCTAATTTATAGAGCCATGTGGGGACGTGTTTCCGCTTGGTTTCCATTGAGGACTGCCCCCGTTCAAGCTGATTCCACCGTGAGGACATCCGCTCATGGTAGGCGGTCTGCCACTCGGATAATGATTTCTGGTTGCCTAAGATAGCTTTCGCTGACAGCTTATTGTCTGGCGTAATCGGCACAAAGCAGAGGTGCATATGGGGCGTTCTCTCGTCCATATGGACGACAGCGGAGAGGATATTCTGCTTTCCAACACGCTCCGAAATGAAGTCAAGAGCCGTCTGGAAATACGCTTTTTGTTCTTCGGGCGGTAACTGGTTCATAAATTCTGGTGAAGCTGTGATGAGCGTTTCCACCATCATCACGCTGTCTTTCCTTGTCCTGCACCCCGCTTCGGCTACCATGCGGTTAATCTCTTTCTTGTAGGTGTACTTTGGTGGTGCTATGAGATGGTAATTGTTTTTAGAGCGTTCCATATCTATATCTGGGTTGCTTTTGTAGGCTTCTTTCTTCCGCTCGTTGTGGCGTTCACAAGCCGCAACGCCGCCCGCTTTTCGTTTCTGGAAACGCAGGATTGCATAAGGCATAGGCGGATTCCTCCTTTCTTTCGGCGGGTGACCGTCCTTTGGGGTGACAGCGGTGACGGTGGTGACAGCAGTTTTGGGATACCCCCTGCCGACTGCCGCAACTGTCACCCTCACCCCCTGCATGACGGTCATGTCGATGATGACGGTGTTTTTGGGATACCCCCCTCGCAAGAGCCGTCACCGTCATGCCGCCATTCTTTTATCCGAAGCCGTAAGGCGTAGGATAGCAGGGCACAGCCCTGCCTTAAGGGAGTCCAGAGGGAACGTCTGGCACACGACTTTGCAGGGCAAAGTGTAGTGTGTTACACCCTGTAAACGCAGTCGGAAAAATCGGAATGATTTTTCTGACCGCAGGGGTGGTTTTACACGACCGAAAAGGGCGAGTAAATCTCACGCCTGCATTTTGCGTTTACGGGGTGTTCTCCCGTAGGGATGACAGCGGCAGGGTATCCTAAAATCACTGTCACCACCGTCACTGCTGTCACCCGCAGGGCAGAGCCGCCAGCTTTACATGGCTTTAAGCGTCAATGACAGTAACAGGGGGGTATCCTAATATCGCTGTCACCACCATCACCGCTGTCACCCGCCCTCCTTGCAAGGGCAATCCGCCTGCCGTCTTTCCTGCGGCTGTACTGGTAGCAGATACGGTTCTCGCTTAAAAATGTGGTGCGGTATTCATTCAGCCATTTCGTAATCACCGTGGGTATGGTTTCCGTTTCCCCCATAGCGGCTAACAGTTCCGTTGCCGTGCCTATCCATTCTTCCTTATCCCTCATAAAATCCACCAACCGAAAAAGGACATCTGGTATCGTTTCTTTCGCAAGCTGCTCCTGCGTTTTCCGCTCCACAAGCTCCCAACGGCAATCACGGAAACGCAGCGTGTATTCCTGATAAGGCGTGTCCCTGCCCGTCACATACAGCTTGGCGGTGTCAGACGCACGTTTCTCCTTTTCCAGAACAAAGGTAGCGTCCGCACTCCCCGTTAATCCTGTCGTCCCAGACACCTTGTTGAACACGTCGCTGTCATTCTGCTTTCGGATGTGGTGTACGACAATGACCGCCAGAGAGTGCCTGTCGGCAAAGTCTTTGATGAGGGAGATGTCCCCATAGTCGCTTGCATAGGCATTGTCTTTTGAAGCTGTACGGACTTTCTGCAAGGTATCAATGACAATGAGCCTGCTGTCTGGGTAATCTTTCAGATAATCTTCAAGCTGCACGATAAGACCGTCTGACAGCTTGCAGCTTGCCACGGCAAAGTGGAGCCGCCCGCTTGCTTCGTCCGTCAAACGAAATAACCTGTCCTGTATGCGGCAGAACGTGTCCTCAAGGCAGAGGTAAAGCACATCGCCCTCCATTGTCGGCATATCCCATAAAGGGATTCCCTGCGACACGCATAAGCATAGCTTCAGCATGAGCCAGCTTTTGCCTATCTTCTGTGAGCCGCAGAACAGCGATAAGCCTGTCGGGATAAGGCTGTCCACCACAAAGGATGGTTTCTCAAGCGGTTCATAAAGGAGCGTTTCGGCGTTGACTGTCTGTAACTTCTGCATGGCTTTCCTCCTTTCGGGCGGTGTCTTTGTTTTCGTTGCACATAGGCGTTGACCTCCTTAAAAATAGATTTACTCCCACGGAAAAAAGTGAGAGTATGTAATGCCGCCAATCCCACACAAATAAAAAACAGATTTCTTTTTCGGGCGGTGTCGGTCACGGTTGGAGATATTTCTTCAATTTCCGCCTTTACTTTCTCCTTTGCAATCGCAACAGATTTCTGTATTGCCGAAGCGGTGCAATGCTCCATAGCGGCGATTTGGTAAAAATTGAACTCATACTCGTAGTAGAGCAGGAAACGCCGCCTTTGTATCTCTGGAAGGCTCCCAACCGCCTTATAGAGCGTTTCATTCCGTTCTTCCTCAACCATGCGTTCATCAAGGCTCTTAGGCACACGCAACGCCCGTCTGTAAAGGGTTTCGTCCCATACCTCGTTAAACTCCCTGTGCCGCTCGTCCCATTAGAAAAGATTCCTGTTCCTGCGCTCCATCTGCCGAAACTCCATAAAGAACTGTTCCGACACTTCCAACTCGTGGGATTTGCCCTGCCCGTCCTTAAAGCTGATAAAATACCTTGTGCCGCTTTCCGTGGATTCCTCCCGAAGCGTGTATGCCTTAACCCTGTATGCCATCCTGTTGTCCTCCTGCAAAAAATGAGTGAGGGGATTTCCATCCCTCACCCAGTAGCCCGCAGGATGGCAGGCTGTTTTAGAAGCTATAAAATTTTCCGCAGCTTCTTCCGCAGATGGTCTAACCTCGCATAGATGGCACCAGTCGTCAAATGCACAAGCGGGGCAATCTCCTTTGTGGAATACCCCTGCATTTTCAGCAGGACGATTTTCAAGGTACGCCCGTCCACCGTGACTAATACTTGATAGAGATTTTCGCTCTCAATCTCTTCCAGTAACTCCGCAACCGTACCCACTTCCGCCTGCCGCTCCCTGCCTGCCATGTCCTCAAGATATTCCGCAACGTCATTCGTCCATCGGTAAAACCGCCTGTTGGAATTGAAGTCTGCCCTGTCCGCCATGCGTATCTGCTCAATGGTCGCTTCATCAACGCCGCACTCACGCAGCAGCTTTTCCTCCGCTTCTTTCCAGATACGCCATTTCCTGTCCTCCCGTCCGTGGTTGTATGCCATTCTTACTTCCTCCAATCAGAATTGATTGAGAGGGCAGAGAAAAGCCCCCTCATCTTCCCAAAGGAAAAAACAAGGGGGCTGAACGCCTTAAATTTTAATTTTCTATTATCTTTCTTAGTTTTATTAGGATTCTGGCTTTGCGTTTGTTTACAACGCTCTGGGTTATGCCCAACCTCGCCCCGACTTCACGCTCGGAAAGTCCGTCAAAAAAGATTGCCTGTATCAGCTCCTGTTCACTATCCGACAGCAAAGGCAGGGCGGCTTTCAGCCTGTCCACCATGACCGCATTGACAACGGTTTCTGCAATGTCCACCGCTTCATCAGTGATAAAGTCCAGAGGATTCCCCTCGCTGTCCGTAAATCCGTCGAGAGATAGCAGTCTATTCTTTGTATCTAATTTTTGCAGATAACGCCACCGTTCCTTGTCACGGTAGAAGTCTGTGTATTGCTCCCTCACGACTTCAAGCAGACAGCCTTGAATGGGGATAAACAGCTTGTCCATATAGGTCTGGTCGGATTCCCTGCAACGGCAGAACTCCGTGTAGGATAATTCCACATAGCCGCCACTTTCTCTGATATATACCTTTCTTGGTGCATATTTCACCATAAATACCTCCCATCTGAATTTTTGAAATGTAAAAAATCCAGATGGAGAGGCGGAGAACGACACCGCATATCAGAAACAGCCCTACGGCACTTTCCAACAAAAATCGACAAAAGAAAAACCGCAAAGGCTCTGTGACCTTTACGGTTATAGGAAATAGTAATTCTATTGTATGGAGATTGTACTTCTACTTTCAAGGTGAGAAGTACCGTTGCACTGGCAGAAATTTTTTTAACTGGTTTCCTGCCGTTCTCTGATATGCTATGTATTGATAAATTTTGCTTCGTATGAGCAGATAGATAACTGCCCGAAAAAAGGACATAAAAAAATCCCTCCAAATTTAAAAACAAATTCAGAGGGTAATTTAGGGTATAACAAAATAACCCACCCGAATATCGTTTTTTTTATTTGGTGAGTTTGTTCTTTCAAATACGAAACAAATGCTCATGTACGGTAAAGTATCACAAGAAAATTATGTCGAATTGACAGCCGCCTCCGCTATACCGAATAAGGAAATAAAGAGTCCTCAAATTTTGCGCTACTAAATGAAGACGAGCGGAAGTAATCTCCCGCTCGTCAGTAAACTTAACTATGCCATATCAATCCCGCTTCTTTCCCGCCACCGGCACTAAGAACAGCGCGGGCAACAGCAGGAAAGCGGTACAGACCAGCCCCCAGGGTATGGACACCTGCTGGGCTACCAGCCCCACAATAGGCCCGCCGATGATCTGCCCGAAAGAGTCCAGCTGTCCGCTGGTGGAAAAGACTGTGGCGCGCATTTTCTCATCCACATGGTCGTTCATCCAGGCGGCCAGCACAGGCTCCTTGATGGTGCGCATAAGCCCCGCCAGCAGGAACACCAACAACATGAACCAAAAGCTCCGCCCCACCGCGAAGAGAACCAGGCACAGGATATACCCGGCGCTGGTGGACATGACCACACTGGTTCGGCTGACAGTCCCTTTTTTCTCCATGCGGGCGATGAGCAACTGAGAAGCCAGAATACCTAAGCCGCTGCCGATAAGACTGATAACACCGAACCAAGTGACGCTGTTCAGCGGCCCGATAACGGGTATTACCGTGTCATCCAGAAAATGAGCGGTGGAGAGCCGGTCAAAGCCTTCACTGGCAAGTCCCCCGCATAGTGTGATTGCTAAGAGCGCCAGCAACACAGGTGCGCCTTTCACAAAGCCCAGGTTGAGCTTGAACAGGCAGACAAAGTCTTTAAGCAAGCCCTGCCGTTCCTCAATAGCAGGGGAGAAGTTGGTTTCTGGCATGATGCGAACCAACACCAGCCCCAACAACAAGCACAAACTGCCCCCCAAGATGACAGGCATTTGCAGGTTTATGTTTCCCAGCAGTGTGCCCAGCACCACGCCCAGAACGCCGCCGATTTGCCCCATTTGACTGCCCCGCAGGAACACCTTGTCTATGGGTTTGTCCTCTTCCTCCGAGGCAATCCACGCCTCCAGAGCGCCGGTGATGAAGGTATCACCGCAACCCCAGACAACCTGGGCCAGCAGAACCGGCGCGAACCACGGTAGCGCACCCTCCATCAGAAAGCCCAGGCCGTAGAGGAACATTCCAATCAGCACCGAGCGCCGACGGCTATACAAATCCGCCACCACACCGGTGGGTATCTCGAACAGAAAGCAGGAGGTCTCCAGAACCGTCCCTACCAGGACAAGCTGGAAAGCATCCAGCTGCACCACCTCCAGGTGGTACACGATGGAAAGCACTGTGGACATAGAAACCGCCAGGGAACAGACAAATCGGAACAGCAGGTAGACAGAATATGCCTTTGAATTTTTAGCAAACATGAAGTTACATTCTCCTTTCAAATCTCATTTTATATGACTTTTGCAAGCTGTTAAGCTAACTTGTTGAACATATGCCGAACCTTATCTATACGGCTATTCGGGCGGCGGGGTTGGCAAATAAATTTACCAATAGCTGGCTGGTATCCTTTTAACTCTGTCAAGCAGACTCCCTGCCCATTTGTGAAATAAGTTAAATCGTTCCTGTATTCTTGAATACATCTAGCAGGGATTTCTCCTTTCAGAATGACCTCGTCATTCTTTATCTGAGTACTTACAATATCTGCACAATACCTTGGAGCATCATGATACGCCCGTGAGAGATATTCCTGCGGTGCATAAATTTCAAAGTGGAGATATGGCTCTAATAGTTCTGTCCCTGCTTTTTTTAAAGCCTGCTCCAATACGATAGGGGAAAGCAGCCGAAAGTCTGCGGGGGTACTTACAGGACTATAATACAATCCATATTCAAAACAGATTTTACAGTCTGTCACTTTCCATCCATACAGCCCCTGCTCGCAGCCATAAAGAACCCCCTCCATAACCGCATTTTGGAACGATTGATTTAAATATCCAAGTGAAACTCTGCTTTCATACTGCACTCCGCTTCCAATAGGGAGCGGCTCTATGGACAACCCGACAGAAGCCCAGAAAGGATTTGGCGGGACTTCTATGTGGATGGTATATTCTGCTTTTCTAAGCGGTCTTTCCATATATATAACAGTAGGCTCTTTTATTTCTGCCTCCACATGATATTTTTCCTCAAGGATGGCACAAATGACTTCCATCTGCACATTCCCCAAAAAAGAAAGTATAATCTCATGCGTTGTAGTATCCACATAATATTTTAAAAGAGGGTCGCCATCTGAAATTTCTGTAAGTGCCCCAAGCAATATTTCCCGCTGTTCAGGTTTCTTTACTGCAATCGTTGTTTGGAGCATAGGGAGAGGATTTTCAATAAATTTTCTCTGCGGCAACAGCATTTCGTTCCCCAAAATACTGTTTAGCTGCAAAACATCATTTGGTAAAATTACAATATCACCAGAGCAGGCTGTATCGGATGGATATAATTCACCGTTTGTCGGAACACACATCTCTGTGATTTTTATTTTCTCTTTTTCAGATATTCTAATAACATCCCTCAAATGCAATGTTCCGCTATATATACGCACATAAACAAAACGCCGCCTTTTCTCTGAATATTCAATCTTAAAAACCTGCCCGCATAATTCAGATTGACCTTCAGGCGTTGATGAATAAAATTTACTGGCAATCACTTCTATAAGCTGCCGAATCCCCAGATTGTTTTTAGCGCTTCCGTGATAAACGGGAAATAACGTTCCGTTTTGGAATCTCCTGTTTTCTTCCTGTTCCAGTTCTGACATTTTAAACGGTTTCCCTGACATATATTTCTCTAATAGTTCATCGTTTCCCATAATTACCGCATCCCACTGTTCCATATCGTCATTGTCCGTTACATTTATATGGGGATGCTGCCCAACCTTTTGCTTCACTATAATTTCCGAAGAAAGCTTTGCTTTCATTTCCCGATATACCATTGGCAAATCAATCCCCTCTTGGTCAATTTTATTGATGAAAAAGATTGTCGGAATCTTCATTGTCTGTAGTGCATGAAACAGTATACGGGTCTGTGCCTGTATGCCATCCTTTGCAGAAACTAATAATACTGCTCCGTCTAAAACGGATAAAGAACGGTATACTTCCGCCAAAAAATCCATATGGCCTGGCGTATCTATAATGTTGACTTTTACATCCTCCCACTGAAAAGATGTCACTGCTGTCTGGATAGTGATTCCCCTTTGACGCTCCAAATTCATTGTATCTGTCCTTGTTGTGCCTTCATCTACGCTCCCTGGTTCTGCAATTGCACCACTGGTATATAATAAACTTTCCGTTAATGTTGTCTTTCCTGCGTCAACGTGAGCCAGAATGCCTATGTTAATTATTTTCATGTGATTTTCCTCCTATCAACACCCAAAAAAGGGCATAAAAATACCCAGTGATAAATACTCCTATCACTGGGTAAATAACTCCAATAGCCCCAAAACACTTATATGTTTTCGGGCATATAAAATTACATGATAAAAGTATTCTTAAACTGGGTACAAAAAACTAAGCCCCATATTAAAAGTGAAACGGGACTGCTACTTTTTGTTCCCACTATCAAATTGACAGTTTATTTAAGAATACCTTGCCGCATATTTATTAACTCCTTGTATAATACTGAATCTAATTATATTCCTTAACCCTTTATTTGTCAAGCTGACAAACTAAAGCAGAAAAAGCGGCAGGATTTCCCCCTGCCACTAATCATCTGTTTATGCAAAAATAATTTCCTTTTCCACAATCTCCCTCGCACAAGCCCTTATGTTATTGAGGCATCCTGTCCATTCTAAGGCGTTTTCTGCCTTTAGCTGTTCCGTTATGCCCTGTGCCTGTTTCATACCCTCTATGAGCCTTTCAAAG
This genomic window from Roseburia sp. 831b contains:
- a CDS encoding ParB/RepB/Spo0J family partition protein, with product MKKQDFKVLKTKDLYPFPDNPFHVAEDETLSELAESIKEFGIVTPIITRPKEDGDGYEVIAGQRRVRASELAGINTVPAFVLPLDRDRAIITLVDSNLQRENILPSERAFAYKMKSEAMKRQGFRTDLTSSQVVTKLRTDDKVAQGFGVGRMTVQRFIRLTELIPPILQMVDEGKIALTPAVELSFLKKDEQENLFATMESEEATPSLSQAQRMKQLSQSGRLDMDTIFAIMTEEKGNQKETLKINTSKLKKYFPKNTTPKQMEETIIKLLERELQRKRNRDSR
- the mobV gene encoding MobV family relaxase; this translates as MPYAILRFQKRKAGGVAACERHNERKKEAYKSNPDIDMERSKNNYHLIAPPKYTYKKEINRMVAEAGCRTRKDSVMMVETLITASPEFMNQLPPEEQKAYFQTALDFISERVGKQNILSAVVHMDERTPHMHLCFVPITPDNKLSAKAILGNQKSLSEWQTAYHERMSSRWNQLERGQSSMETKRKHVPTWLYKLGGRLDKQYEEIVSALSDINAFNAGKKRDKALDLLSAWLPDVEKFSKEIGKQQAYIDSLKERIGQESDYAGRMRDEKYEQELKVQKANQKIFELQRTNEQMGRLLSKIPPEVLEELQKNHRSRAKER
- a CDS encoding sigma-70 family RNA polymerase sigma factor; the encoded protein is MAYNHGREDRKWRIWKEAEEKLLRECGVDEATIEQIRMADRADFNSNRRFYRWTNDVAEYLEDMAGRERQAEVGTVAELLEEIESENLYQVLVTVDGRTLKIVLLKMQGYSTKEIAPLVHLTTGAIYARLDHLRKKLRKIL
- a CDS encoding sigma-70 family RNA polymerase sigma factor; the protein is MKYAPRKVYIRESGGYVELSYTEFCRCRESDQTYMDKLFIPIQGCLLEVVREQYTDFYRDKERWRYLQKLDTKNRLLSLDGFTDSEGNPLDFITDEAVDIAETVVNAVMVDRLKAALPLLSDSEQELIQAIFFDGLSEREVGARLGITQSVVNKRKARILIKLRKIIEN
- the tet(40) gene encoding tetracycline efflux MFS transporter Tet(40), which gives rise to MFAKNSKAYSVYLLFRFVCSLAVSMSTVLSIVYHLEVVQLDAFQLVLVGTVLETSCFLFEIPTGVVADLYSRRRSVLIGMFLYGLGFLMEGALPWFAPVLLAQVVWGCGDTFITGALEAWIASEEEDKPIDKVFLRGSQMGQIGGVLGVVLGTLLGNINLQMPVILGGSLCLLLGLVLVRIMPETNFSPAIEERQGLLKDFVCLFKLNLGFVKGAPVLLALLAITLCGGLASEGFDRLSTAHFLDDTVIPVIGPLNSVTWFGVISLIGSGLGILASQLLIARMEKKGTVSRTSVVMSTSAGYILCLVLFAVGRSFWFMLLVFLLAGLMRTIKEPVLAAWMNDHVDEKMRATVFSTSGQLDSFGQIIGGPIVGLVAQQVSIPWGLVCTAFLLLPALFLVPVAGKKRD
- the tet(O) gene encoding tetracycline resistance ribosomal protection protein Tet(O), with translation MKIINIGILAHVDAGKTTLTESLLYTSGAIAEPGSVDEGTTRTDTMNLERQRGITIQTAVTSFQWEDVKVNIIDTPGHMDFLAEVYRSLSVLDGAVLLVSAKDGIQAQTRILFHALQTMKIPTIFFINKIDQEGIDLPMVYREMKAKLSSEIIVKQKVGQHPHINVTDNDDMEQWDAVIMGNDELLEKYMSGKPFKMSELEQEENRRFQNGTLFPVYHGSAKNNLGIRQLIEVIASKFYSSTPEGQSELCGQVFKIEYSEKRRRFVYVRIYSGTLHLRDVIRISEKEKIKITEMCVPTNGELYPSDTACSGDIVILPNDVLQLNSILGNEMLLPQRKFIENPLPMLQTTIAVKKPEQREILLGALTEISDGDPLLKYYVDTTTHEIILSFLGNVQMEVICAILEEKYHVEAEIKEPTVIYMERPLRKAEYTIHIEVPPNPFWASVGLSIEPLPIGSGVQYESRVSLGYLNQSFQNAVMEGVLYGCEQGLYGWKVTDCKICFEYGLYYSPVSTPADFRLLSPIVLEQALKKAGTELLEPYLHFEIYAPQEYLSRAYHDAPRYCADIVSTQIKNDEVILKGEIPARCIQEYRNDLTYFTNGQGVCLTELKGYQPAIGKFICQPRRPNSRIDKVRHMFNKLA